A DNA window from Xiphias gladius isolate SHS-SW01 ecotype Sanya breed wild chromosome 3, ASM1685928v1, whole genome shotgun sequence contains the following coding sequences:
- the spsb3a gene encoding SPRY domain-containing SOCS box protein 3a isoform X1, whose product MSRRSRNSRAWRYVWGGIRRDADARALVLASESEEWSYDRLEYSDSDSEADFSAVMVPPVPSAVPVTGESYCGCDSQAETSYNPRLRGFHQIRDCHCGEDDQEFEWVWDASSRSTATLLSCDNRKVNFHSEYSCGTAAIRGSKELSEGQHFWEIKMTSPVYGTDMMVGIGTSDVNLDKYRHTFCSLLGKDADSWGLSYTGLLHHKGDKMNFSSRFGQGSIIGVHLDTWHGTLTFFKNRKCIGVAATELQNKRFYPMACSTAAKSSMKVIRSCSAPTSLLYLCCARLRQLLPDCMDTLDVLPLPPGLRQLLHNKLGWVLSLNGGATEETPDGPERPSQLPVPPLAGPCSSESDSEGCTSDPEACQRKRCRWT is encoded by the exons ATGTCTAGACGAAGCAGGAACAGTCGCGCATGGAGATACGTCTGGGGTGGGATACGGCGGGATGCTGATGCCCGGGCACTTGTTTTGGCCTCTGAAAGTGAGGAATGGAGCTATGACCGCCTAGAG TACAGTGATTCAGACTCTGAGGCCGACTTTTCAGCAGTGATGGTCCCTCCAGTCCCCAGTGCAGTGCCTGTCACCGGAGAGTCCTACTGTGGCTGCGATTCCCAGGCTGAGACCAGCTACAACCCTCGCCTGCGAGGTTTTCACCAAATTAGAGACTGCCACTGTGGAGAGGATGACCAAG AATTTGAATGGGTGTGGGATGCCAGCAGCCGATCGACAGCAACATTACTGAGTTGCGACAATCGCAAAGTGAACTTCCATTCTGAATACAGCTGTGGTACAGCTGCGATCCGTGGCTCCAAAGAGCTGTCTGAAGGGCAGCACTTCTGGGAAATCAAGATGACGTCCCCAGTGTATGGAACAGACATG atggTGGGCATTGGTACTTCTGATGTCAACCtagacaaatacagacacacgtTCTGCAGCCTTTTGGGAAAAGATGCAGACAGCTGGGGTCTTTCTTACACTG gctTGTTGCATCATAAAGGAGACAAGATGAACTTCTCTTCTCGGTTCGGACAGGGGTCCATCATCGGAGTCCATCTGGACACATGGCACGGCACACTTACTTTCTTCAAGAATCGAAAGTGTATAG GTGTTGCTGCCACAGAGCTACAAAATAAGAGATTTTATCCCATGGCGTGCTCCACAGCTGCAAAAAGCAGCATGAAGGTGATCAGATCCTGCTCTGCGCCCACCTCCCTGCTGTACCTTTGCTGTGCTCGTCTTCGCCAGCTGCTGCCAGACTGTATGGACACCCTGGACGTGTTGCCGCTGCCGCCAGGCCTTCGTCAGCTGCTCCACAACAAACTGGGTTGGGTGCTCAGTCTCAATGGTGGCGCCACAGAAGAAACCCCAGATGGGCCTGAGCGCCCCTCACAATTGCCTGTCCCTCCCTTGGCCGGACCGTGCTCCTCTGAGAGTGACTCAGAGGGTTGTACGTCTGACCCTGAAGCCTGTCAGAGGAAAAGATGCCGCTGGACATGA
- the spsb3a gene encoding SPRY domain-containing SOCS box protein 3a isoform X2, which yields MVPPVPSAVPVTGESYCGCDSQAETSYNPRLRGFHQIRDCHCGEDDQEFEWVWDASSRSTATLLSCDNRKVNFHSEYSCGTAAIRGSKELSEGQHFWEIKMTSPVYGTDMMVGIGTSDVNLDKYRHTFCSLLGKDADSWGLSYTGLLHHKGDKMNFSSRFGQGSIIGVHLDTWHGTLTFFKNRKCIGVAATELQNKRFYPMACSTAAKSSMKVIRSCSAPTSLLYLCCARLRQLLPDCMDTLDVLPLPPGLRQLLHNKLGWVLSLNGGATEETPDGPERPSQLPVPPLAGPCSSESDSEGCTSDPEACQRKRCRWT from the exons ATGGTCCCTCCAGTCCCCAGTGCAGTGCCTGTCACCGGAGAGTCCTACTGTGGCTGCGATTCCCAGGCTGAGACCAGCTACAACCCTCGCCTGCGAGGTTTTCACCAAATTAGAGACTGCCACTGTGGAGAGGATGACCAAG AATTTGAATGGGTGTGGGATGCCAGCAGCCGATCGACAGCAACATTACTGAGTTGCGACAATCGCAAAGTGAACTTCCATTCTGAATACAGCTGTGGTACAGCTGCGATCCGTGGCTCCAAAGAGCTGTCTGAAGGGCAGCACTTCTGGGAAATCAAGATGACGTCCCCAGTGTATGGAACAGACATG atggTGGGCATTGGTACTTCTGATGTCAACCtagacaaatacagacacacgtTCTGCAGCCTTTTGGGAAAAGATGCAGACAGCTGGGGTCTTTCTTACACTG gctTGTTGCATCATAAAGGAGACAAGATGAACTTCTCTTCTCGGTTCGGACAGGGGTCCATCATCGGAGTCCATCTGGACACATGGCACGGCACACTTACTTTCTTCAAGAATCGAAAGTGTATAG GTGTTGCTGCCACAGAGCTACAAAATAAGAGATTTTATCCCATGGCGTGCTCCACAGCTGCAAAAAGCAGCATGAAGGTGATCAGATCCTGCTCTGCGCCCACCTCCCTGCTGTACCTTTGCTGTGCTCGTCTTCGCCAGCTGCTGCCAGACTGTATGGACACCCTGGACGTGTTGCCGCTGCCGCCAGGCCTTCGTCAGCTGCTCCACAACAAACTGGGTTGGGTGCTCAGTCTCAATGGTGGCGCCACAGAAGAAACCCCAGATGGGCCTGAGCGCCCCTCACAATTGCCTGTCCCTCCCTTGGCCGGACCGTGCTCCTCTGAGAGTGACTCAGAGGGTTGTACGTCTGACCCTGAAGCCTGTCAGAGGAAAAGATGCCGCTGGACATGA
- the mrps34 gene encoding 28S ribosomal protein S34, mitochondrial, translated as MVKKRRLRLIAEMARKIRAYRELKSRPRESQKYALDYDTMKRPLTGKMLPVLAWPDVRRESRLFSLLAGMRLFGVGRLFTRKSWLDDHTEPSYWQITKVKVDYTSENMDHGKAWGILTYKGKQESEVKEVEKVMYHDWRLVPKHIEQQFKDFEPLPEPPVRYVPYPPLLRAMMLAQHKKATGSVLAEEPALPLKRDVQLNKDYFRKQEQERQSKEGTAV; from the exons ATGGTGAAGAAAAGGCGACTTCGTCTCATAGCCGAAATGGCTCGGAAGATCAGGGCGTACCGCGAGCTCAAGTCCCGGCCGCGGGAGTCCCAGAAGTACGCCCTGGACTATGACACGATGAAGCGGCCTCTCACGGGGAAGATGCTCCCCGTGCTGGCCTGGCCGGATGTCCGCAGGGAGAGCCGCCTCTTCTCCCTGCTGGCGGGCATGAGGCTGTTTGGAGTGGGCCGCCTCTTCACCCGCAAGTCCTGGCTGGACGACCACACTGAGCCCAGCTACTGGCAGATCACCAAGGTCAAGGTGGACTACACGTCTGAG AACATGGATCATGGCAAGGCATGGGGGATCCTCACCTACAAAG GAAAACAGGAGAGCGAGGTCaaggaggtggagaaggtgATGTACCACGACTGGCGCCTGGTTCCCAAACACATAGAGCAGCAGTTCAAGGACTTTGAGCCGCTCCCTGAGCCGCCTGTGCGCTATGTCCCCTACCCCCCCCTGCTCCGCGCCATGATGCTGGCCCAGCACAAAAAAGCAACGGGAAGCGTACTGGCAGAGGAGCCCGCCTTACCTTTAAAGAGGGACGTCCAGCTCAACAAAGACTATTTCCGCAAGCAGGAACAAGAGAGGCAGAGCAAAGAGGGGACAGCGGTGTGA
- the nme3 gene encoding nucleoside diphosphate kinase 3 — translation MICLLLSVFAHIFQSGWTGLNERTFIAVKPDGVQRKLVGEIVRRFEKRGFKLVGLKLMQASEDLLREHYWDLRSKPFFSGLITYMSSGPVVAMVWQGLDVVKTARKMLGETNPADSLPGTIRGDYCVEVGRNVIHGSDSMESAQKEISLWFRQSELHCWEHSSSHWIYN, via the exons ATGATCTGCCTGCTCCTGTCCGTTTTCGCCCACATCTTTCAGTCAG GGTGGACCGGGTTGAATGAGCGCACCTTCATTGCTGTGAAACCCGATGGCGTGCAGCGGAAACTGGTGGGAGAAATCGTGCGTCGCTTTGAGAAGAGAGGGTTCAAGCTGGTGGGCCTCAAACTTATGCAG GCATCTGAGGACCTTCTAAGGGAACATTACTGGGACCTCAGGAGTAAGCCCTTTTTCAGCGGACTGATAACCTACATGAGCTCAGGACCAGTTGTTGCAATG GTGTGGCAGGGTTTGGACGTGGTTAAGACTGCGCGTAAGATGTTGGGAGAGACCAACCCTGCAGACTCGCTGCCAGGAACCATCCGGGGAGATTACTGCGTGGAAGTGGGCAG GAACGTGATCCACGGCAGCGACTCCATGGAGAGCGCCCAGAAGGAAATCTCTCTGTGGTTTCGTCAGAGCGAGCTTCACTGCTGggagcacagcagcagccactgGATCTACAACTGA